In one window of Microplitis demolitor isolate Queensland-Clemson2020A chromosome 4, iyMicDemo2.1a, whole genome shotgun sequence DNA:
- the LOC103568318 gene encoding CXXC motif containing zinc binding protein: protein MVKIGLKFQATLENIEELNPTDPNFRWGLKLKCSNCNESTDKWHYLSLNEEVPAPHGKDIHHLVCKCKLCSRVNTVTIIKDSIKKYTAEDTEKFKTIAVFDCRGLEPTEFSPGDGWVVKTIENGTEFEDVDLSDLPWADYCDKVKKPVSVDDIRYEFEKVK from the coding sequence atggtaaaaataggattaaaatttcaagcaACATTAGAAAACATAGAAGAGTTAAACCCAACAGACCCAAATTTTCGTTGGGGTCTTAAACTAAAATGTTCCAATTGCAATGAATCAACTGACAAGTGgcattatttatcattaaacgAAGAAGTTCCAGCACCTCATGGCAAAGACATTCATCATCTTGTATGCAAATGTAAACTTTGCTCACGTGTCAATAccgtaacaataattaaagattcaataaaaaagtacACTGCTGAAGACACcgagaaatttaaaacaatagcAGTGTTTGATTGTCGAGGATTAGAACCTACGGAATTTTCACCAGGAGATGGATGGGTCGTCAAGACTATTGAGAATGGAACCGAGTTTGAAGATGTTGATTTGAGTGATCTTCCCTGGGCCGATTACTGCGATAAAGTCAAAAAACCAGTCAGTGTTGATGATATTAgatatgaatttgaaaaagtcaagtaa